One bacterium genomic region harbors:
- a CDS encoding FAD-dependent oxidoreductase, whose protein sequence is MDTITRSIDRTYSCELLVVGSGVAGMTAALQAARLGVDTILIEKESVLGGNSGPLLGIHWGGAHIYHEYAAETGIVMELEEEIAWRGGKHRTPGHHYNICRLAEGIWQEKLEEAGVRVLKRHLARETLVEEAPSAGPGAHDAPPAGSACRRVTAVIADDLALGQTVRFEISHALLDASGDGQAAFSAGASFRMGRESREEFGERSAPDVADGRVAGVSITAFVRRAEGPVPFLPPASVFEVALNTEAGGWLGEQDQVRMLWPTETGGTLLDPLAAEHEIHERLLKQFYHYWARLKEDPKNAAWELIWVSPIAGKRETRRFVGDHMLSQTELEAPATLPDRLGYGGFTIDQHEQGEDGVSRIFMYSSPPLYDTCYRMTYSRDFENLYLGGRLISSTHMAHGSTRIIKTGGLLAQGTAIALALAKQHGCTAREVGERHLAELQQETLRQDGSVIDLPADDPRDLARRATVTASSEWTYHGFEHQALVSLETPAGNVLYDWPTRLRSVRAFVLNETGKPRTLRLTVAHATDAEPRLRPRPADAEAEFFQHLFEADKHVTVLRPLAEASAEVPAGHTGWLEVTLPEEIALPARSREHRHQGVAVLLAGEGLQVVQDTAYCDVAQMVRPVAEGLELAEGRLMIVPDGLVPLGEAAHVVNGVSRRFGRAPVNMWLSQPGEALPQWLELRWEEPQTIARIALTFDGIGRLYTDMPFNNGTRAFGPMVKDYRVEVEAGEGWQELVSVSDNYHRFRVHEFAARTVTAVRLVVLAAHDRSMGARVAEVRVE, encoded by the coding sequence ATGGACACCATCACGCGCAGCATTGACCGCACGTACTCCTGCGAGCTACTCGTCGTCGGCTCGGGCGTGGCGGGGATGACGGCGGCGCTGCAGGCTGCCCGCCTGGGCGTGGACACGATCCTGATCGAGAAGGAGAGCGTGCTGGGGGGCAACTCCGGGCCGCTGCTGGGCATCCACTGGGGCGGAGCGCACATCTACCATGAGTACGCCGCAGAGACCGGGATCGTGATGGAGTTGGAGGAGGAGATCGCCTGGCGGGGCGGCAAGCACCGCACCCCGGGGCACCACTACAACATCTGCCGGCTGGCCGAGGGGATCTGGCAGGAGAAGCTGGAGGAGGCCGGGGTGCGGGTGCTCAAGCGTCACCTGGCGCGGGAGACGCTTGTCGAGGAGGCGCCGTCGGCGGGGCCCGGCGCACACGACGCGCCACCCGCCGGCTCAGCATGTCGGCGCGTGACGGCAGTTATCGCCGACGACCTCGCCCTGGGGCAGACCGTGCGCTTTGAGATCAGCCACGCCCTGCTGGACGCCTCCGGGGATGGGCAGGCGGCATTCTCGGCAGGGGCGTCATTCCGGATGGGGCGCGAGAGCCGCGAGGAGTTCGGCGAGCGCAGTGCTCCGGACGTGGCCGACGGCCGCGTTGCCGGCGTGAGCATCACCGCCTTCGTCCGACGCGCCGAGGGGCCCGTGCCCTTCCTGCCGCCGGCCAGCGTCTTCGAGGTGGCGCTGAACACGGAAGCGGGGGGATGGCTGGGCGAGCAGGACCAGGTGCGGATGCTGTGGCCCACCGAGACCGGCGGCACGCTGCTGGACCCCCTGGCCGCCGAGCACGAGATCCACGAGCGCCTCCTCAAGCAGTTCTATCACTACTGGGCGAGGCTCAAGGAGGACCCGAAGAACGCCGCCTGGGAGCTGATCTGGGTCAGTCCCATCGCGGGGAAGCGTGAGACGCGGCGGTTCGTCGGGGACCACATGCTGTCGCAGACCGAACTGGAGGCCCCCGCCACGCTGCCCGACCGCCTCGGCTACGGCGGCTTCACGATTGACCAGCACGAGCAGGGCGAAGACGGCGTGAGCCGCATCTTCATGTACTCCTCGCCGCCGCTGTACGACACCTGCTACCGGATGACCTATAGCCGCGACTTCGAGAACCTGTACCTGGGCGGGCGCCTGATCAGCAGCACCCACATGGCCCACGGCTCCACCCGCATCATCAAGACGGGCGGGCTCCTGGCCCAGGGCACGGCGATCGCGCTCGCGCTGGCGAAGCAGCACGGCTGCACTGCCCGGGAAGTGGGGGAGAGGCACCTCGCCGAGCTGCAGCAGGAAACGCTGCGGCAGGATGGCTCGGTCATTGACCTGCCAGCCGACGACCCGCGCGACCTGGCTCGGCGGGCCACGGTCACGGCCAGCAGCGAGTGGACCTACCATGGGTTCGAGCACCAGGCGCTCGTGAGCCTGGAGACACCCGCCGGGAATGTCCTGTACGACTGGCCCACACGGCTGCGGAGCGTGCGGGCGTTCGTGCTGAATGAGACGGGGAAGCCGCGGACGCTGCGCCTGACGGTGGCACACGCCACGGATGCCGAGCCGCGGCTGCGGCCCCGCCCCGCCGACGCGGAGGCGGAGTTCTTCCAGCACCTGTTCGAGGCCGACAAGCACGTCACGGTGCTGCGACCGCTGGCCGAGGCATCCGCAGAGGTGCCCGCAGGGCACACGGGCTGGCTTGAGGTCACGCTGCCCGAGGAGATTGCACTGCCGGCGCGGTCGCGTGAGCACCGCCACCAGGGCGTGGCGGTGCTGCTGGCGGGGGAGGGCCTGCAGGTGGTGCAGGACACGGCATACTGCGACGTGGCGCAAATGGTGCGGCCGGTCGCCGAGGGGCTGGAACTGGCCGAGGGCCGCCTGATGATCGTCCCGGACGGGCTCGTGCCGCTCGGAGAGGCCGCCCACGTCGTCAACGGCGTGTCACGGCGGTTCGGCCGAGCGCCGGTGAACATGTGGCTATCACAGCCCGGCGAGGCGCTGCCCCAGTGGCTGGAGTTGCGCTGGGAGGAGCCACAGACGATCGCGCGGATCGCCCTGACCTTTGACGGCATCGGCCGGCTGTATACCGACATGCCCTTCAACAACGGCACGCGGGCCTTCGGGCCGATGGTGAAGGACTACCGAGTGGAGGTCGAGGCGGGGGAGGGCTGGCAGGAGTTGGTGTCGGTCAGTGACAACTACCACCGCTTCCGCGTGCATGAGTTCGCCGCGCGGACAGTCACGGCCGTGCGGCTGGTGGTGTTGGCCGCGCACGACCGGAGCATGGGAGCGCGAGTGGCCGAGGTGCGGGTCGAGTAG
- the recR gene encoding recombination mediator RecR, whose translation MRYARPLQHVIDELSRLPGIGPKSAQRLAFHLLRRNPAEVQALGESIAALPQTVRRCEECFNYSEADLCPVCADPSRDRSVLCLVAEAADLMALERANDYRGLYHVLGGLLSPLHGVGPDDLTIPQLMGRLERLPVEEIIIATPPSVEGDATAEYLRQVLAAAGHTHLTRPALGLPVGAELDYADQVTLIRALQGRREM comes from the coding sequence ATGCGCTACGCACGTCCCCTGCAACACGTCATAGACGAACTCTCCCGCCTGCCCGGTATCGGACCCAAGAGCGCGCAGCGGCTGGCCTTCCACTTGCTGCGGCGCAACCCGGCGGAGGTGCAGGCCCTGGGGGAGTCCATCGCGGCCCTGCCACAGACGGTGCGGCGCTGCGAGGAGTGCTTCAACTACAGCGAAGCGGACCTGTGTCCGGTGTGCGCCGACCCATCGCGCGACCGCAGTGTGCTGTGCCTGGTCGCCGAAGCCGCGGACCTGATGGCCCTCGAGCGCGCGAACGACTATCGGGGGCTGTACCACGTACTGGGGGGGCTGCTGTCGCCGCTGCACGGGGTAGGGCCGGATGATCTGACGATTCCGCAGCTCATGGGGCGCCTGGAGCGCCTGCCGGTGGAGGAGATCATCATCGCGACGCCGCCGTCGGTCGAGGGGGATGCGACGGCGGAGTACCTGCGGCAGGTGCTGGCCGCCGCAGGGCACACACACCTGACCCGCCCGGCCTTGGGCCTGCCGGTCGGGGCCGAGCTGGACTACGCCGACCAGGTGACGCTCATCCGGGCGTTGCAGGGCCGGCGGGAGATGTAG
- a CDS encoding YbaB/EbfC family nucleoid-associated protein, with protein MLNPFQKLIESQVGAIQENVAKAMQELEVSEVESSVGGGVVRCKMTGLGQLTELKIDPSVVNSDDVELLEDLVAAAVRDCAARAAALKREKIMAATPLGAMGVELPDMF; from the coding sequence ATGCTAAACCCCTTTCAGAAGTTGATCGAGTCACAGGTCGGCGCCATTCAGGAAAACGTGGCGAAGGCCATGCAGGAACTCGAAGTGAGCGAGGTCGAGTCCAGCGTCGGTGGTGGAGTGGTCCGGTGCAAGATGACCGGGCTGGGGCAGCTTACCGAGCTGAAGATTGACCCCAGTGTCGTCAACAGCGACGACGTGGAGCTGCTGGAGGACCTCGTGGCCGCGGCGGTGCGCGACTGCGCCGCCCGGGCCGCCGCCCTCAAGCGCGAGAAGATCATGGCCGCCACACCCCTGGGGGCCATGGGCGTCGAGTTGCCGGATATGTTTTGA
- the dnaX gene encoding DNA polymerase III subunit gamma/tau has product MSYQPFILKYRPRTFDDVVGQEHVSRTLRNALSSGRLVHAYLFTGPRGTGKTTMARILARALNCVNGPTPDPCGVCDQCVSIIEGRSMDIIEIDAASHRGIDDIRDLRESVKYAPSESRHKLYILDECHMLTNEANNALLKTLEEPPPHAYFALLTTEVYKLLPTILSRCQRFDFRPVSVPDTMQMLRRIAEAEGLQVQEEALAAIAHAAEGGMRDAESIFEQVVAFSEGGVTLEIANQVLGVTDADTLLQIAEIVARQDLAAVFPVVDRLVTEGKNLGRLIEDLTSFFRDLLRLALAGATGAGWLQLGPDGEARMRQAAQTIGQERLLTSVHALAELAVKLKESSQHALLLELALTELANPAAPAPKPASRPAPAAQPAPQAAPMAAPPAQAPPLSPQPPTVLPTPQVPTRVPPVQATTAPAPEPTPPARPAPMPLDGPLSCAAIWSHWESVLEQLRVNVRAFLLDAVPTELEGDNLTLSFPSQCRFHAGQVKSHAEAIQGVLQGVFGRRFLLQTRVCDTDNVPPPTGSESASPSAAAAPGPGTPIAMPPPVVATPAPAPAPVVTPPSPAPQMAPPVAPTPTPAPPPAEEPAVQSRPPEEPAAPGTTDDAVAQTLSLFPGSQEVLPPEQNHA; this is encoded by the coding sequence ATGTCCTATCAACCCTTCATCCTCAAGTACCGCCCCCGCACCTTCGACGACGTCGTGGGACAGGAGCACGTCAGCCGGACCCTGCGCAATGCGCTGTCGTCGGGTCGGTTGGTGCACGCCTACCTGTTCACCGGCCCTCGGGGGACGGGGAAGACCACCATGGCCCGCATCCTGGCTCGGGCGCTCAACTGCGTCAACGGCCCGACGCCCGACCCCTGTGGCGTGTGCGACCAGTGCGTCTCGATCATCGAAGGCCGCTCGATGGACATCATCGAGATTGATGCCGCCAGCCACCGGGGCATTGACGACATCCGCGACCTGCGCGAGTCGGTCAAGTACGCCCCATCCGAGAGCCGACACAAGCTGTACATCCTCGACGAATGCCACATGCTCACCAACGAGGCGAACAACGCGCTGCTCAAGACGCTCGAGGAGCCGCCGCCGCACGCCTACTTCGCTCTGCTGACCACCGAAGTCTACAAGCTCCTGCCCACGATCCTGTCGCGCTGCCAGCGGTTCGACTTCCGCCCGGTGTCGGTGCCCGACACCATGCAGATGCTGCGCCGGATCGCCGAGGCCGAGGGCCTGCAGGTGCAAGAAGAGGCTCTGGCTGCCATCGCCCATGCTGCCGAGGGCGGCATGCGCGACGCGGAGAGCATCTTCGAGCAAGTGGTGGCCTTCAGCGAGGGCGGGGTCACGCTGGAGATCGCCAACCAGGTGCTGGGCGTCACCGATGCCGACACGCTGCTGCAGATCGCCGAGATCGTGGCGCGGCAGGACCTGGCGGCGGTGTTCCCCGTGGTGGACCGGCTCGTCACCGAGGGCAAGAACCTCGGCCGGCTCATCGAGGATCTGACGTCCTTCTTCCGCGACCTGTTGCGCCTGGCGCTGGCCGGGGCGACGGGCGCGGGGTGGCTGCAGCTTGGTCCCGATGGTGAGGCCCGGATGCGCCAGGCCGCCCAGACCATCGGTCAGGAGCGCCTGCTGACCAGTGTCCACGCCCTGGCGGAACTGGCCGTCAAGCTCAAGGAATCGTCGCAGCATGCGCTGCTGCTGGAGTTGGCGCTGACGGAGCTGGCCAATCCGGCTGCTCCCGCGCCGAAGCCCGCCAGTCGGCCTGCCCCGGCGGCTCAGCCGGCGCCGCAGGCCGCGCCCATGGCCGCACCGCCTGCGCAGGCGCCGCCGCTCTCACCACAGCCGCCGACCGTACTGCCAACACCGCAGGTCCCGACGCGGGTGCCACCGGTCCAGGCAACGACGGCCCCGGCGCCTGAGCCGACGCCTCCGGCCCGCCCCGCCCCCATGCCACTCGACGGCCCGCTGAGCTGTGCGGCCATCTGGAGCCACTGGGAGAGCGTGCTGGAGCAGTTGCGGGTGAACGTCCGCGCCTTCCTGCTGGACGCTGTGCCGACGGAACTGGAGGGGGACAACCTGACGTTGAGCTTCCCGTCCCAGTGCCGCTTCCATGCCGGCCAGGTGAAGTCCCACGCTGAGGCGATCCAGGGGGTGCTGCAGGGCGTCTTCGGGCGGCGCTTCCTGCTGCAGACGCGGGTGTGTGACACGGACAATGTGCCACCGCCGACGGGCAGTGAGTCAGCTTCGCCGTCTGCCGCCGCTGCGCCTGGGCCTGGCACCCCGATCGCGATGCCGCCCCCGGTCGTGGCAACGCCAGCCCCAGCGCCCGCTCCGGTCGTGACGCCGCCGAGCCCGGCGCCGCAGATGGCGCCCCCGGTCGCGCCGACGCCGACCCCGGCCCCGCCGCCTGCGGAGGAGCCCGCGGTGCAGTCGCGGCCGCCGGAGGAGCCCGCTGCGCCTGGCACGACGGACGACGCGGTGGCCCAGACCCTGAGCCTGTTCCCGGGTAGTCAAGAAGTCCTGCCGCCCGAGCAGAATCACGCCTAG
- a CDS encoding four helix bundle protein: MASFRSLLVWQKAHELTLAVYRVGAGFPAQERFALTDQLRRAAASVPANTADGYGTGLDRVFLHHLARAQGSLAETRYFLLLAQDLNYLGPQDYEGVAGVAAEASKLLTAFRAKVRERCSDQHE, translated from the coding sequence ATGGCGTCATTTCGGAGCCTGCTGGTGTGGCAGAAGGCCCATGAACTCACGCTCGCGGTCTACCGGGTGGGTGCTGGCTTCCCCGCCCAGGAGCGGTTCGCCCTGACAGATCAGCTGCGGCGGGCTGCGGCTTCGGTGCCGGCGAATACCGCTGACGGGTATGGCACCGGTCTGGACAGGGTCTTCCTGCATCATCTCGCGCGGGCTCAGGGATCGCTGGCCGAGACGCGGTACTTCCTGCTGCTGGCCCAGGACCTGAACTACCTGGGGCCACAGGACTATGAGGGGGTCGCCGGCGTGGCGGCCGAAGCCAGCAAACTCCTGACCGCCTTCCGAGCCAAGGTGCGCGAGCGCTGCAGCGATCAGCATGAGTAG
- a CDS encoding PAS domain S-box protein, translating into MKTETKAVVFALFLGVLAWLGSGVFRYLLSPELTTAESGLWLGILTANIPGRLLVLGLFMVSGVVTGRVLRQRRLAQDDLRESRSRYAQLLDRAPDGMWEISRDGVVEQANAALCELAGLPYAEIIGHPCSEILRTARCGTDQCPLSLTLAGRSTGECELAVTRSDGRQALCVVHSRPILDTGGAVHGLAQSYRNLTEQRKAEARFQALVETTGDAVTVVDPQGLITYANGAFCEMLGYAPEEVLGRVSTTLCDAANQEILAEQLQRRLTGADDHYELQYTRKDGQQVSVLISATPLFDEQGAYAGSFAVMKNVTGMKQAAAQMAHLNSVLRAIRNVNQLITREHDREQLLQQACDCLIETRGYLFAGIALMDAEGRMTAEHGAGEPAGLSPDEQRTLIANVWQAVSEPPEPRTVVLDPATEALGRWRGSWPEGCSCMATRLEYAGRAHGMLGVLIPTAMARSAEEQSLFDEVAGDIAFALHAIATEQQRQQAEVRIVAEHERSHRMLDTVGALIVSLDTAGRVTFFNRRCQEVTGYTAEEVMGRPLWEVLVPPRLAVSVQEVFSDLVGPSDHNAHENPWMTKDGRERLISWRNTRICGEDGEVSEIVGIGLDITEHRAAEMAVKRSEKRYRLLFNSSQDAVFVYELLSDGTAGRFLEANDVAQEKFGYSRRELLGMTPEQLDAPGGSERLDDILPRLLADQHVLFEQDHITRDGGIIPTEVSAHLFEFEGRPAVLSVARDITERRQAEEQVAHLNSVLLAIRNVNQLITRETDRDKLLQTACDCLVETRGYSMAVIVLVGDEGEMAAAYGAPAGWSALAAEPNASGQAWALLTQQAGPPAPVILGERQCLWGQSLAEEWQAGRTGMIIRLEWGGVSYGFLGISLPAHLADNEEEQGLFREVADDIAFALHALDLADQRQQALERLEMTQFAVDRAADGVFWIDREGRILYVNQVACDRLGYSGEELMALRITDLDPHLPQEAWAAHWERVRGDRAVTIESAHRTRDGRLIPMEITINHFRFKGEDYHFTFARDITERKHAEQELQRLNRQYALLVESQLVETFIIQREKLVFANSTMHERLGYPAGSLIGRNVRDLLMPERREEVLPWRVQHPREADDSSRELETQVVTREGTPRWVQVWSQEIGDFEGAPAIIGHMVDVTEARELRNQLEHSQRLEALGTLAGGVAHEFNNVLQAILLNASLLQMDRALSATEADKIKSIIERTEYGARLTDQLLTFSRRAPAQYRPLNLNDVIEEARALLERTVPRQITIACDLSPDLWVVNADAGRLKQVLINLALNARDAMPAGGRLTFTTSNVVLARSSLATLQKLQPGPHVVVKVSDTGVGMDPQTMSRVFEPFFTTKGVGQGTGLGLSIVHGIVDTHGGCVRLQSRPGEGTTFQVYLPAEPEAEARALQPAERVVVHGSGTETILIVDDEAEVLSGAEQVLRNYGYRVLTARSGQKALDICAACEEPVDLVLLDLVMPGMSGQETLARLHQLDPALRVVIASGYVPQGERDMQSHGAAGHLEKPFTPHRMLEVVRQVLDRA; encoded by the coding sequence ATGAAAACCGAGACGAAGGCGGTTGTATTTGCGTTGTTCCTGGGGGTGCTCGCGTGGCTCGGCAGCGGGGTGTTCCGGTATCTCCTGTCACCCGAGCTAACGACGGCAGAGTCGGGTCTGTGGCTTGGCATCCTCACCGCCAACATTCCCGGGCGGCTGTTGGTGCTGGGGCTGTTCATGGTGTCCGGTGTGGTGACCGGCCGCGTCCTACGCCAGCGTCGCCTGGCGCAGGATGACCTGCGGGAGTCACGGTCTCGCTACGCGCAACTCCTCGATCGCGCCCCCGACGGGATGTGGGAGATCAGCCGGGACGGCGTGGTGGAGCAGGCCAACGCGGCGCTGTGCGAGCTGGCTGGGCTGCCCTATGCGGAGATCATCGGCCACCCGTGCAGCGAGATACTGCGTACCGCGCGCTGTGGCACCGACCAGTGCCCCCTGAGCCTGACCCTCGCTGGCCGGTCAACGGGCGAGTGTGAGCTGGCCGTCACCCGGTCGGACGGGCGGCAGGCCCTGTGCGTCGTGCACAGTCGGCCGATCCTCGATACCGGCGGGGCGGTGCACGGCCTCGCCCAGTCGTACCGCAACCTCACCGAGCAGCGCAAGGCAGAGGCGCGCTTTCAGGCCCTCGTTGAGACAACGGGCGACGCCGTCACCGTCGTGGACCCACAGGGACTCATCACCTACGCCAATGGCGCCTTCTGCGAGATGCTCGGCTATGCGCCCGAGGAAGTGCTGGGCCGTGTCAGCACCACGCTGTGCGATGCGGCGAACCAGGAGATCCTCGCGGAGCAACTGCAGCGTCGCCTGACTGGCGCTGACGACCATTACGAGCTGCAGTACACGCGGAAAGACGGTCAGCAGGTGTCGGTGCTGATCTCCGCGACACCGCTGTTCGACGAGCAGGGCGCGTACGCCGGGAGCTTTGCCGTGATGAAGAACGTCACGGGGATGAAGCAGGCCGCGGCGCAGATGGCGCATCTGAACTCGGTGCTCCGCGCGATCCGCAACGTGAACCAGCTCATCACCCGCGAGCACGATCGCGAGCAGTTGCTGCAGCAGGCCTGTGACTGCCTCATCGAGACCCGGGGCTACCTCTTCGCCGGCATCGCGCTGATGGACGCCGAGGGGCGGATGACGGCAGAGCACGGGGCGGGCGAGCCGGCGGGCCTGTCGCCGGACGAACAGCGGACCCTGATCGCGAACGTGTGGCAAGCGGTCAGCGAGCCACCGGAGCCTCGGACGGTGGTTCTGGACCCCGCCACGGAGGCGCTGGGGCGCTGGCGGGGCTCATGGCCCGAGGGCTGTAGCTGCATGGCCACGCGCCTGGAGTACGCAGGCCGAGCCCATGGCATGCTGGGCGTCCTCATCCCGACGGCCATGGCCCGAAGCGCCGAAGAACAGTCGCTGTTCGACGAGGTCGCCGGGGACATCGCCTTCGCCCTCCATGCCATCGCCACCGAGCAACAGCGGCAGCAGGCAGAGGTGCGCATCGTCGCGGAGCACGAGCGCTCGCACCGCATGCTCGACACGGTTGGCGCGCTGATTGTCAGCCTGGATACTGCCGGACGCGTCACGTTCTTCAACCGTCGCTGCCAGGAGGTTACCGGCTACACGGCCGAGGAGGTCATGGGGCGGCCGCTGTGGGAGGTGCTGGTGCCCCCGCGGCTGGCGGTGTCGGTGCAGGAGGTCTTCAGCGACCTGGTCGGCCCGTCCGACCACAATGCCCATGAGAACCCGTGGATGACCAAGGACGGGCGCGAGCGGCTCATCAGTTGGCGCAACACGCGCATCTGCGGTGAAGACGGCGAGGTATCGGAGATCGTGGGTATCGGCCTGGACATCACCGAGCATCGCGCCGCGGAGATGGCCGTCAAACGCAGCGAGAAACGCTACCGTCTGCTCTTCAACAGCAGCCAGGACGCGGTCTTCGTGTATGAGCTGCTTTCCGATGGGACCGCGGGGCGGTTCCTTGAGGCCAACGACGTCGCCCAGGAGAAGTTCGGGTACAGTCGCCGCGAACTCCTGGGCATGACACCGGAGCAGCTCGACGCCCCCGGGGGGAGTGAGCGGCTGGACGACATACTGCCCCGCCTACTCGCCGACCAGCACGTGCTGTTCGAGCAGGATCACATCACTCGCGACGGCGGCATCATCCCGACGGAGGTGAGCGCCCACCTGTTCGAGTTTGAGGGGCGGCCGGCGGTGCTGTCCGTGGCGCGCGACATCACCGAGCGGCGGCAGGCAGAGGAACAGGTTGCCCACCTGAACTCCGTGCTCCTGGCCATCCGCAACGTGAACCAACTCATCACGCGCGAGACCGACCGCGACAAGCTGCTGCAGACGGCCTGTGACTGCCTGGTGGAGACGCGGGGCTATAGCATGGCCGTGATCGTGCTGGTGGGCGATGAGGGGGAGATGGCGGCCGCCTACGGCGCCCCGGCGGGTTGGTCGGCGCTGGCCGCCGAGCCGAACGCCAGCGGTCAGGCCTGGGCGCTCTTGACGCAGCAGGCGGGCCCCCCGGCGCCGGTGATCCTGGGGGAGCGGCAGTGCCTGTGGGGCCAGAGTCTGGCCGAGGAATGGCAGGCCGGTCGCACCGGCATGATCATCCGTCTGGAATGGGGCGGCGTCAGCTACGGCTTCCTCGGCATCTCGCTGCCCGCGCATCTGGCTGACAACGAGGAGGAGCAGGGCCTGTTCCGTGAGGTCGCCGATGACATCGCCTTCGCCCTGCATGCCCTCGACCTCGCCGACCAGCGGCAGCAGGCCCTCGAACGCCTGGAGATGACGCAGTTCGCGGTAGACCGCGCCGCGGACGGTGTGTTCTGGATAGACCGCGAGGGCCGCATCCTCTACGTGAACCAGGTCGCCTGTGACCGCCTCGGGTACAGCGGCGAAGAGCTGATGGCCCTGCGCATCACCGACCTGGATCCGCACCTGCCCCAGGAGGCATGGGCCGCGCACTGGGAACGGGTGCGCGGGGACAGAGCGGTGACCATCGAGTCGGCGCATCGGACCAGGGACGGGCGCCTCATCCCGATGGAGATCACCATCAACCATTTCCGGTTCAAGGGCGAGGACTACCACTTCACCTTCGCCCGGGACATCACCGAACGCAAGCACGCGGAGCAGGAGCTGCAGCGCCTGAACCGCCAGTACGCACTGCTCGTGGAGAGCCAGCTCGTCGAGACCTTCATCATCCAGCGCGAGAAGCTGGTGTTTGCCAACAGCACGATGCACGAACGGCTGGGCTACCCCGCCGGTTCGCTGATCGGCAGGAACGTGCGGGACCTGCTGATGCCGGAGCGGCGGGAGGAGGTGTTGCCCTGGCGTGTGCAGCACCCCCGCGAGGCTGACGACAGCTCCCGCGAGCTGGAGACGCAAGTCGTGACCCGCGAGGGCACGCCGCGGTGGGTGCAGGTCTGGTCCCAGGAGATCGGCGACTTCGAGGGCGCGCCGGCCATCATCGGCCACATGGTGGACGTGACCGAGGCGCGGGAACTGCGCAACCAGTTAGAGCACTCGCAGCGCCTCGAGGCCCTGGGCACGCTGGCGGGGGGCGTGGCGCACGAGTTCAACAATGTGCTGCAAGCGATCCTGCTGAACGCCTCGCTGCTGCAGATGGACCGCGCCCTGTCGGCGACCGAGGCGGACAAGATCAAGAGCATCATCGAGCGCACCGAGTACGGCGCGCGCTTGACCGACCAGTTGCTCACCTTCAGTCGCCGTGCTCCGGCCCAGTATCGACCTCTGAACCTCAACGACGTGATCGAGGAAGCGCGCGCCCTGCTCGAGCGCACGGTGCCGCGGCAAATCACGATCGCCTGCGACCTGTCCCCGGACCTGTGGGTGGTCAACGCGGACGCCGGGCGCCTGAAGCAGGTGCTCATCAACCTGGCGCTCAATGCCCGCGACGCCATGCCCGCGGGCGGGCGGCTGACTTTCACCACGTCCAACGTGGTGCTGGCGCGCAGCTCCCTCGCCACGTTGCAGAAGCTCCAGCCCGGCCCTCACGTCGTGGTGAAGGTATCTGATACGGGCGTGGGCATGGACCCCCAGACGATGAGCCGGGTGTTCGAGCCGTTCTTCACCACCAAGGGCGTCGGGCAGGGCACGGGCCTGGGGCTGTCCATCGTCCACGGCATCGTGGACACTCATGGCGGCTGCGTGCGCCTGCAGAGCAGACCCGGCGAGGGCACCACCTTCCAGGTCTACCTGCCGGCCGAGCCGGAGGCAGAGGCGAGGGCACTGCAGCCGGCCGAGCGCGTCGTTGTCCATGGTAGCGGCACGGAGACGATCCTGATCGTGGACGACGAGGCGGAGGTGCTCAGCGGCGCGGAGCAGGTGCTGCGCAACTACGGCTACCGCGTGTTGACCGCGCGCAGCGGGCAGAAGGCGCTGGACATCTGCGCGGCCTGTGAGGAGCCGGTGGACCTGGTGCTGCTGGACCTCGTGATGCCTGGCATGTCGGGCCAGGAGACCCTGGCGCGCCTGCACCAGCTCGATCCGGCCCTGAGAGTCGTGATCGCGAGCGGCTACGTGCCCCAGGGCGAGCGCGACATGCAGAGCCACGGCGCGGCGGGGCACCTGGAGAAGCCGTTCACCCCGCATCGGATGCTGGAGGTCGTGCGCCAGGTGCTCGACCGGGCCTGA